DNA from Neovison vison isolate M4711 chromosome 12, ASM_NN_V1, whole genome shotgun sequence:
TGTACACTTTGCACTTTGCATGCTCTCTTCAATGACCCTGCACACAGATACACATAGACACAAAAAGACACAGTCAAGAGGAGGGGGGTCTGTTCAAGGGGataaagtttttttcttctgtgtgggCCTGGGTTCCTTGGGGGGTATAAGTCCATCTCTTAGCATTGTAGTGTGATCTCTCAGCTAGATATATGTATGAGAAGGATGAAGGGAGTTGGAAAAAGAGGGTAAAAAggttcttatttctatttttcagtagGGGTAGTAAGAGGTGTGGATGTATATTTGGATGATCAGGGTAAGTGTGATGGACCCACACAGGAATGAGGTCTGCCCCTCAGCTTTCATTTggataaaaaaaagggggggggctctGGGGCTCACTATATCTTTCCTGTTTCCTCATTACCCTCTAACCCAGTGTTCACCAGTGTGTTTCGTGAAGTCACCAGTTCTGTGGGATGTGATATAGAAAGGACGCTGAGGTCAAACACATTTAGGAAACACTGCGTTAGAAGTGTTTAACAATTCTCTGTACACGTAAGTTCTTAGAGCCTTCAATATACTAATATGGTCTTCCTCTCTATATACAGAAAGGATAGAATAGTTACAGTACACAAAGGTGTTACTCAAATATTTAACTGGTATGGCATAGGTTCTAACCACTTAGAATGGACCACAGCAATAAAGTGCTGATTCTCAAGTGGTACCCTTGATAATGGGCTAGGGCTGAATATCAGCCCATGCAGTAAGCACTGTTTCCTAAAAGTTTTGCCCAAAGAACTCCATTTTATGTACTATCACACAGAACTGGTGAGAAATGTCTGGCCAATGTTAGAACCTCCTCTTTCTAGGGATGGAGCCAGGGTTCATGATTCTGGCCACTGGGGGTGCAGGAGAGGGGCAGTTCTGGCAGAGACTCCTGGTAGCACCAGCTGCTGATAGATGTGACCACAGCTGCAGCAGAAACAGATTTCAAAAGACAGATGTCCCTCTGTCCCAGCTGCTCCGGGGACTCTGTCCCTGGTGGGTCAGCAGGTGCCTGTCCAGGTGATGTTTACGGCCAAAGCTCTTTTCACAGCGAGGGCACTGGAAGGGCTTCTCCCCAGTATGGGTCAGCCAGTGTCTCACCAGGTGGTGCCGTCGGCCAAAGCTCTTCCCACACTCAGTGCACACATGGCACTTTGGCACTGGTGGGGCACGCTGCCGTTTCCTGGCCCCTGGGCTCTCTCCAACCTCTTGACCCTTGCAGGATTTGCCTTCCATATGCACTCTCTGGTGGCTGGCCAGATGGGAGTTGCATCGGAAATTCTTGCCACACTCTGAGCACCTGCTGGGCTTGTCATGTAGGTGTGTTTTCTGGTGCCGGATCAGGTGGTGTCTTCGCCCGAAGCTCTTTTCACACTTGAGGCAGCTGTAGGGCCGCTCCCCAGTGTGTGTTTGCTGGTGCCTGGCAAGGTGGGAGCCCCACACAAACTGTTTCCCACACTGGGGGCATGTGTGCGGTCTTAAAAGGGAATCCATCTCTGTGCTACATAGAAGGTTTGAGAAGCTATCTTCCTGAAGAAAAGGTGGGCCCAGGAGCATTCCTCTGGAGCTCCTGGGAATGGAATCCCAGCTCTCATCCTGTTCTGGGTTCCAGAGAACAGTATCTTCAGACACACTAGATAACATTCGGGGAGGTTCTGCTTCTAGTTCAGGGGTATCACCCTCGTGCTCACTTCCATCTCCTGTGGAGAAGGGAAAATACCAATCCCAAGAGGGGAGTCACAAGAGAGTATTCTGGGAGCCAAGTCACAGGTAAGGTTGTCTGACTCCTGTTAGGGCCTCAACCTCACCCCACAAAGGCTGGGAGAACAGACTCTAATGTTGTACAAGACAGTGCAAGAGGTGTAGAAGTTAAAAACCTAGGCTTAGGAGGCAGATTTCCCAATTTTGAACCTCAGCTTTCCCACTTAACTTCTGTAAGccttcatttcctcttctgtaaaatgggagtaattgTAAGACAGATGTTATAAAATAGATAGCATGATACCTGCACATTGTGAGCACTTAGTAAATGGTCTATGctattgttgttatttatttattacaattcCTTCCATCTTCCTGCCTAAGCATAGATGGAGTGATCCAGCATAGATCCAGCATTGCTGGATGAGTGATCACCTGTCATCAATACTAGAGACACTCTGGAAAGCATCTCCACAATGGTGGGAGGTTGAACAATAacatcaacaataacaacaataacaactaacatttattgagtgcttattatgtgcctGGTACTGTTCTACTCTGTTAACATATTTAAGTCTCACAATAATTTACTGGTGAGGAAACCAAACGGGTTAATTACTCTTCCAAGGTCCCCAGGTGTGGTCCTGGATTCAAGTTCACAGTTTGGTTCTACAGCCTGCCTTCTAAACCTTTCTGCTACactctcttgcctttggagaaaaaGATCTGTACACTTTTTGACCCTGTAACTCACTGAGCAGAGAAGGGATTAGATGGGCACATAATGTTAACACTCCAAGAGGGCTGAAAGCAGCTGCTGAAAGTCTATTCTAGATGCTTACCTGTGTATGTGACCCTCAGGATGTCCCTCTCCTCCAAGTCCTGGGGGTCAGGGACCCATTGTTCTTCCCCCGCTTCTAGTTGAGAAAGCATGTCCAGTTTGGGAATTGGAAATCCTGCCCatggagaaggaaaacagagatgTCAATGAGTTCAACTGTAATtctctatttctgaaaaaaagcTGTTTCCTAGATTACTCCTTGGAACTGAAGATAAAAGAAGGCCAGATACAGGCCTTTCTCATGTCCCCATTTCTGTTAaatccctcttctttcttttagatAATCATATTCTCTTCTCTAGTGTGTCTGCTCCCTTCCACTCAAATTTCAAATACTTCCAGCCCAACTGTCCTTAACTTCACTTAATTAGCCCTACCACAGCTTCCTACCCCCACTCCCATCTTACCCTAGATGGCTTGCTGAGTTTCCAAGGACTCAGTTCTATCACTTAAATGTCCTTCTCTCTGCTTTGTAAGAACCTCCCAATTCCCAACCAAGAAGAGCCTAAAGTTCTCTTCTCCACAATTCAGCattattttgctgttgtttttaagaaatgacACCTCATTTCCATTCTCTTTGGATTAGCCTTAATGCTCCTTCTCTGGTGAAAGCTTAGATTTCCAGCCAAGAACCCTAGGTAGAAACTATCTGATAGCTCTGCAGCAGATGGTTCGATCCTCCCAGagtataatcttttaaaagtggCTAGAGGAGATCATGCTTACTTAGAGAGACCACTATGCCACAGTTTTCTTGCATGACATATTCTCCATAAAAGTCTGTCTGAGAAGGGTCCAGGCTCCGCCACTCCTCCTGAGAGAAGCACAATGACACATCCTTGATGGTCACCAGGCCCTGAAACAAAATGTAGCATCATCTGTTAGTAAGTGTTCCTTAAGGAAAATGTGATCCTAGTATAAAAGGCTGAAGTACTAGAGGAGAGGGTATGAGAACATCTAGAGAAAGAATTTCCCAGAGGTCCCTGGGAAAGGCATATAGTTTTGGTGAAAGATAGATAAGCAGAGGGGCAAAAGTATGGTCAATAAGTGAGTGAAGATAATGTCTCTTGATGAGTTTCCCATTAGGACCATGGGAAGTTGGAATTACGATGAACTCATTGCTTCCTCTGTTTAACTACAGGTATCTGCCCAGTCTTTCTCACttgccatattcttttttttttttttttttaatttatttattttttattttttttccaatttatttattttcagaaaaacagtattcattattttttcaccacacccagtgctccatgcaagccgtgccctctataatacccaccacctggtaccccaacctcccaccccccccccgccacttcaaacccctcagattgtttttcagagtccatagtctctcatggttcacctgccATATTCTTTTAATTGCAGAAATTGAGTACTAGCCTCTCCTTTAACCACTTGACCTTTCCTCTTCTATTATCACAAAATGATATAGATAAAACATTCTTTCTTGACCTCTGCCCATCGTGCCTCACCCTTACCTTTTGAGACAGCATGTGTAGTGGGTAGAAGCCCAGATTCTTGAGCCAAATGACTCCTAACTCTGCCATTATTAGCAGTCTGTCCTTACACGAGTGTCTTAATCTCTTCCTAccctattttctcatctgtaaaatgggcataattgGGTTTCCCTCAGGGTTGATTGGGTTAATATACCTAAAACATTCAGAGAACCGCAAGCATGCAAGCACTTTGAGAGTATAGCCGTAGCTACTactactattttgtttttttccatgggTCTCCCATTGCCTGCTGAATCTAAACCTATTTTCTCTCTTTGGCTCTGCCCCATCTTTCtatattctcttcttttccatAAATGCCCCATTATCCACCCAGTCTTGCCTACTTTATGCTCTTCCAAGCTTCCTTCAGATCCTCTTTTCCtaatctttccagatttttttcttaagggaCATTAATAAATTGTTCTTAAAATCCCTCTAGGGATGGGACAGCCACCCATTAAAAACGACCTCTAGGAAT
Protein-coding regions in this window:
- the ZNF641 gene encoding zinc finger protein 641 isoform X3 codes for the protein MQENCGIVVSLRFPIPKLDMLSQLEAGEEQWVPDPQDLEERDILRVTYTGDGSEHEGDTPELEAEPPRMLSSVSEDTVLWNPEQDESWDSIPRSSRGMLLGPPFLQEDSFSNLLCSTEMDSLLRPHTCPQCGKQFVWGSHLARHQQTHTGERPYSCLKCEKSFGRRHHLIRHQKTHLHDKPSRCSECGKNFRCNSHLASHQRVHMEGKSCKGQEVGESPGARKRQRAPPVPKCHVCTECGKSFGRRHHLVRHWLTHTGEKPFQCPRCEKSFGRKHHLDRHLLTHQGQSPRSSWDRGTSVF
- the ZNF641 gene encoding zinc finger protein 641 isoform X2, producing MLSEQTAVLGTGWESMNVQLDGAEPQVERGSQEEGPWRIAPGPLEHLCCDLEEEPQSLQEKAQSAPWVPAIPQEGSTGDWEMAAALLAAGSQGLVTIKDVSLCFSQEEWRSLDPSQTDFYGEYVMQENCGIVVSLRFPIPKLDMLSQLEAGEEQWVPDPQDLEERDILRVTYTGDGSEHEGDTPELEAEPPRMLSSVSEDTVLWNPEQDESWDSIPRSSRGMLLGPPFLQEDSFSNLLCSTEMDSLLRPHTCPQCGKQFVWGSHLARHQQTHTGERPYSCLKCEKSFGRRHHLIRHQKTHLHDKPSRCSECGKNFRCNSHLASHQRVHMEGKSCKGQEVGESPGARKRQRAPPVPKCHVCTECGKSFGRRHHLVRHWLTHTGEKPFQCPRCEKSFGRKHHLDRHLLTHQGQSPRSSWDRGTSVF
- the ZNF641 gene encoding zinc finger protein 641 isoform X1, with the protein product MWGKVGNGSPGTQTPVGLGTSWSWENLVRADTLNCPGSDSERVNILGNAVSQFGFAAKMLSEQTAVLGTGWESMNVQLDGAEPQVERGSQEEGPWRIAPGPLEHLCCDLEEEPQSLQEKAQSAPWVPAIPQEGSTGDWEMAAALLAAGSQGLVTIKDVSLCFSQEEWRSLDPSQTDFYGEYVMQENCGIVVSLRFPIPKLDMLSQLEAGEEQWVPDPQDLEERDILRVTYTGDGSEHEGDTPELEAEPPRMLSSVSEDTVLWNPEQDESWDSIPRSSRGMLLGPPFLQEDSFSNLLCSTEMDSLLRPHTCPQCGKQFVWGSHLARHQQTHTGERPYSCLKCEKSFGRRHHLIRHQKTHLHDKPSRCSECGKNFRCNSHLASHQRVHMEGKSCKGQEVGESPGARKRQRAPPVPKCHVCTECGKSFGRRHHLVRHWLTHTGEKPFQCPRCEKSFGRKHHLDRHLLTHQGQSPRSSWDRGTSVF